The Anolis carolinensis isolate JA03-04 chromosome 1, rAnoCar3.1.pri, whole genome shotgun sequence genome window below encodes:
- the lrrc4c gene encoding leucine-rich repeat-containing protein 4C isoform X2 codes for MPYASKYGKHKIGHQIGKKSIYIPIPKKGNAKECSNFRTVALISHASKVMLQILQGRLQQYMERELPDVQAGFRKGRGTRDKIANIRWIMEEAREFQKNIYFCFIDYSKAFDCVDHNKLWHVLGGMGIPSHLVCLLRNLYKNQVSTVRTDHGTTDWFKIGKGLWQGCILSPSLFNLYAEHIMQHAGLEESKARVKIAGRNINNLRYADDTTLMAESEEELKSLITKVKEESAKAGLQLNIKKTKIMATTPIDNWQIEGENVEVVTDFIFLGAKITADADCSQEIRWHLLLGRRAMANLDKIVKSRDITLAMKVRIVKAMVFPIVTYGCESWTIRKAERRKIDGFELWCWRKILRVPWTARRSNQSILQEIMPCCSLEGRILEAKLKYFGHIMRRQEKLEKITMLGKMEGKRKRGRPRARWMDGILEMTGLTLKELGAVTANRELWCGLVHEVTKSRRRLND; via the coding sequence atgccttatgccagcaaatatggaaaacacaagattggccatcagattggaaaaaaatcaatttatatccccataccaaaaaagggaaacgctaaagaatgctcaaacttccgtacagtggcacttatttcccatgctagtaaggtaatgctccagatcctgcaaggcagactccagcaatacatggagcgagagttgccagatgtccaagctgggttcagaaaaggcagaggaacgagagacaaaattgccaatatccgctggataatggaggaagccagggagtttcagaaaaacatctacttctgctttattgattattctaaagccttcgactgtgtggatcataataaactatggcatgttcttggtggtatggggataccaagtcaccttgtctgtctcctgagaaatctgtataaaaacCAAGTatccacagtaagaacagatcacggaacaacagattggttcaagattgggaaaggactgtggcagggctgcatactttcaccctccctattcaacttgtatgcagaacacatcatgcaacatgcggggcttgaggaatccaaggccagagttaaaattgctggaagaaacattaacaaccttaggtatgcagatgataccactctgatggccgaaagcgaggaggagctgaagagccttatcaccaaggtgaaagaagaaagtgcaaaagctgggttgcagttaaacatcaagaaaaccaaaatcatggcaactacacctattgataactggcaaatagagggagaaaacgtggaggtagtcacagactttatatttctaggtgcaaagatcactgcagatgcagactgcagccaggaaatcagatggcatttacttcttgggaggagagcaatggccaaccttgacaaaatagtgaagagcagagacatcacactggcaatgaaggtccgcatagtcaaagcaatggtattccccatagtaacctatggatgcgagagctggaccataaggaaggctgagcgaaggaagatagacggttttgaactctggtgctggaggaaaatcctgagagtgccttggaccgcaagaagatccaaccagtccatcctccaggaaataatgccctgctgctcactggagggaaggatattagaggcaaagctgaagtattttggccacatcatgaggagacaggaaaaattggaaaagatcacgatgctggggaaaatggaaggaaaaaggaagagaggccgaccaagggcaaggtggatggacggtatccttgaaatgactgggttgaccttgaaggaactgggggcggtgacggccaacagggagctctggtgtggactggtccatgaggtcacgaagagtcggagacgactaaacgactga